Proteins encoded within one genomic window of Saccharopolyspora pogona:
- a CDS encoding IS3 family transposase (programmed frameshift), whose product MAAARKYPVELKERAVGMVRDLERELGPGRGAIARVAQQLGVNPEALRYWLRQDDQGRRPSGERAAGSVSEADVRIAELERENRELRRANEILKAASAFFRTGTGPSTAEIAGFVDTYRSEFGVAPVCEVIGFAVSTYYATKKRQGQPSDRRSRDEELIPEIRAVWEQQGKGMYGARKVWKQLLREGVKVARCTVERLMRAEGMTGVVATRHRPRTTIPGNADTRPRDLVERDFRAPAPNQLWVTDVTYVDILDGDFCYTAFVTDAFSRAIVGWQVSDNLRTELALDALDMALWSRKEHLSKALVHHSDRGVQYTSIRYGKRLADAGIERSVGSTGDSYDNALAESVNALYKKELIARNGPWKDAAEVTLATAEWVYWYNHERLHSWCGDRPPMEFEQAFRQRRHVQPPTAA is encoded by the exons ATGGCAGCGGCGAGGAAGTACCCGGTGGAGTTGAAGGAACGCGCGGTGGGGATGGTGCGTGATCTGGAGCGGGAGCTGGGTCCGGGGCGTGGGGCGATCGCGCGGGTGGCCCAGCAGTTGGGGGTCAATCCGGAGGCGTTGCGGTACTGGTTACGTCAGGACGATCAGGGGCGGCGGCCCTCGGGCGAGCGGGCGGCGGGCTCGGTATCGGAGGCTGACGTGCGGATCGCGGAATTGGAGCGGGAGAACCGCGAGCTTCGCCGGGCGAACGAGATCCTGAAAGCGGCTTCTGCTTTTT TTCGCACGGGAACTGGACCCTCGACCGCCGAGATAGCTGGGTTCGTCGATACCTACCGTAGCGAATTCGGTGTCGCCCCGGTGTGCGAGGTGATCGGATTTGCGGTGTCGACGTATTACGCGACGAAGAAACGTCAGGGGCAGCCGTCGGATCGCCGGTCGCGGGATGAGGAACTGATCCCGGAGATCCGGGCGGTCTGGGAACAGCAGGGCAAAGGGATGTACGGGGCCCGGAAAGTGTGGAAACAGCTCTTACGCGAGGGAGTGAAGGTGGCGCGGTGCACGGTTGAGAGACTGATGCGCGCCGAAGGCATGACCGGGGTCGTGGCCACACGGCACCGGCCGCGGACGACGATCCCCGGCAATGCGGACACCAGGCCGCGTGACCTGGTGGAACGAGATTTCAGGGCGCCGGCGCCGAACCAGCTGTGGGTCACCGATGTGACCTATGTGGACATTCTCGATGGTGATTTCTGCTATACCGCTTTCGTGACGGATGCGTTTTCCCGCGCGATCGTGGGCTGGCAGGTGTCGGACAACCTGAGAACCGAGCTTGCGCTAGACGCGCTCGATATGGCATTGTGGTCCCGGAAAGAACATCTCAGTAAAGCATTGGTACATCACAGCGATCGAGGTGTTCAATACACCTCGATCCGTTACGGGAAACGGCTCGCCGACGCCGGGATCGAACGATCCGTTGGCAGTACGGGCGATTCCTACGACAATGCGCTGGCAGAGTCGGTCAACGCTCTCTACAAAAAGGAACTCATCGCCCGGAACGGCCCATGGAAAGACGCCGCCGAGGTCACCTTGGCGACCGCGGAATGGGTTTACTGGTATAATCATGAACGGTTGCACTCCTGGTGCGGCGACAGGCCACCGATGGAGTTCGAGCAAGCCTTCCGGCAACGCAGACACGTGCAGCCCCCGACAGCGGCATAG
- a CDS encoding alkaline phosphatase family protein — MQIPRLNIRVLMVSVLLACVAFAGTVSSAAASSDAGSSDTRPSVVAGDTAVPRPDHVVVVMMENKGYDQILGNSSTSPQDQIPYIKSLAAQGASFTNSYGVTHPSLPNYYALLSASDVVKDNTWPAPSSVDTDNLPNQLTTHGYSFADYADQGLPTQWLRYKTTPGTADNLNPMDKRLADFPATPAGFAALPTVSLVVGNGDQSMHDGTLAQGDAWVKAKFDSYITWAKTHNSLFVLTWDEDDFTPVNRISTIFAGPMARAGEYDQKINHYNVLRTILDMYGLPHINHTADADVSTITDPWDMSKTEPLRGMAGRCLENHQANPANGGALGLWHCEAAADQQWIRHADGTVRQSGKCLATTADGAGTELADCDGTPAQSWRPVADGSLLNPASGRCLTVPGPDIANGTPAELRNCDGNLDQKWVVPGYNAYHSLTVDTPSVVKPGSVATMTTTYTDDSSPEAISDASVSLTVPSGWTAEATSPTTFTTVKPGQSVKTTWSVTVPADAKPGPYTLSAQGTYKKAKSSDTGTGSVDVPYASLAAAFNNPGISDDKNASAGGFDVSGYSYSAQALAAQHLSPGATVTAEGTTFTWPNVPAGVADNVDSTGQEIEFSGHGSKLAFLGSGVFGPLTGTGTVTYTDGTTQTFTLAFSDWTLNGGRSTALPTNSVVAKLPYRNKASGPQSVNTYVFSASAAIDPSKTIQMVQLPKPTTGYLHIFGMATSA, encoded by the coding sequence ATGCAGATACCGCGTCTTAACATCCGAGTCCTGATGGTCTCGGTGCTGCTGGCATGCGTCGCGTTCGCGGGTACGGTTTCCTCAGCCGCGGCATCTTCGGATGCCGGGTCTTCGGATACCAGGCCCTCGGTCGTCGCAGGGGACACCGCGGTTCCCCGGCCAGACCATGTGGTCGTCGTGATGATGGAGAACAAGGGCTACGACCAGATCCTCGGAAATTCATCCACCAGCCCTCAAGACCAAATCCCGTACATCAAATCTCTCGCCGCCCAAGGCGCGTCGTTCACTAATTCGTACGGTGTCACGCACCCGAGCCTGCCCAACTACTACGCGCTGCTGTCGGCATCGGACGTCGTGAAGGACAACACCTGGCCCGCGCCGAGTTCCGTCGACACCGACAACCTCCCCAATCAGCTGACCACCCACGGGTACAGCTTCGCCGACTACGCAGACCAGGGTCTGCCCACGCAATGGCTCCGCTACAAGACCACGCCGGGCACCGCTGACAACCTGAACCCGATGGACAAAAGGCTGGCGGATTTCCCGGCCACGCCAGCCGGTTTCGCAGCCCTTCCCACCGTCTCCCTCGTCGTGGGCAACGGCGACCAGAGCATGCACGACGGAACCCTCGCGCAGGGCGACGCCTGGGTCAAAGCCAAGTTCGACTCGTACATCACCTGGGCCAAGACGCACAACAGCCTTTTCGTGCTGACCTGGGACGAGGACGACTTCACCCCGGTCAACCGGATCTCGACGATCTTCGCCGGGCCGATGGCCAGGGCCGGCGAGTACGACCAGAAGATCAACCACTACAACGTGCTGCGCACGATCTTGGACATGTACGGCCTGCCGCACATCAACCACACCGCAGACGCAGACGTCTCCACGATCACAGACCCGTGGGACATGTCGAAGACGGAGCCTCTGCGCGGCATGGCCGGGCGATGCCTGGAGAACCATCAGGCGAATCCGGCGAATGGGGGCGCGCTCGGCCTGTGGCACTGTGAAGCCGCCGCCGACCAGCAGTGGATCAGGCACGCGGACGGCACGGTCCGCCAGTCCGGCAAGTGCCTGGCCACCACCGCGGATGGGGCCGGGACCGAACTCGCCGACTGCGACGGCACTCCGGCGCAGAGCTGGCGGCCCGTAGCCGACGGTTCCCTGCTCAACCCAGCATCCGGCCGCTGCCTGACCGTCCCCGGCCCGGACATCGCCAACGGAACCCCGGCGGAACTCCGGAACTGCGATGGCAATCTCGACCAGAAGTGGGTGGTACCCGGTTACAACGCGTACCACTCCCTTACGGTCGACACGCCCTCGGTCGTCAAGCCTGGCTCCGTCGCCACCATGACGACCACCTACACCGACGACAGCAGCCCGGAAGCGATTTCGGACGCATCGGTCAGCCTCACCGTGCCCAGCGGCTGGACGGCTGAAGCCACCTCGCCCACCACGTTCACCACGGTCAAGCCCGGCCAATCGGTGAAGACCACCTGGTCCGTCACCGTCCCTGCGGACGCAAAGCCTGGTCCCTACACCCTGTCCGCGCAGGGCACCTACAAGAAGGCGAAGAGCAGCGACACGGGCACCGGCTCGGTCGACGTTCCGTATGCCTCGCTTGCGGCGGCGTTCAACAACCCTGGTATCAGCGACGATAAGAACGCGTCCGCAGGAGGCTTCGACGTCAGCGGCTACAGCTACTCCGCGCAGGCGCTCGCGGCGCAGCACCTGAGCCCGGGAGCCACCGTCACAGCAGAGGGGACCACATTCACCTGGCCGAACGTGCCGGCCGGTGTCGCAGACAACGTCGACTCCACCGGGCAGGAGATCGAGTTCTCCGGTCACGGTTCGAAGCTGGCATTCCTGGGTTCCGGCGTTTTCGGGCCCTTGACCGGCACGGGCACGGTCACTTACACCGACGGCACGACGCAGACGTTCACGCTGGCCTTCAGCGACTGGACACTGAACGGCGGCAGGAGTACCGCGCTGCCGACCAACAGCGTCGTGGCGAAGCTGCCCTACCGCAACAAGGCATCAGGCCCGCAAAGCGTCAACACGTACGTCTTCTCGGCATCGGCTGCCATCGACCCGAGCAAGACCATCCAAATGGTCCAGCTGCCCAAGCCGACCACGGGCTATCTCCACATCTTCGGAATGGCAACGTCGGCCTGA
- a CDS encoding dihydrofolate reductase family protein, whose protein sequence is MSKVIADISMSLDGYVTARGVDQEHGLGIGGEAIHAWVLEEPRSPVDEAVLAHSFEKTGAVVMGRRLYDIVDGPNGWNDDVGYGNDQNQSAAPPCYVVTHEPPAQVRLASRFRFVTEGVAAAIDQARATAGDKDVVVMGGANVIDQSLAARMVDELRIHLSPLVLGDGTRLFDLVGPTTLVQREVTESPRATHLTYEVIRD, encoded by the coding sequence ATGAGCAAGGTGATCGCCGACATCTCAATGTCGCTGGACGGATACGTCACCGCACGCGGCGTGGACCAAGAGCACGGCCTCGGCATCGGCGGCGAGGCGATCCACGCGTGGGTGCTCGAGGAGCCCCGCTCCCCCGTCGACGAAGCGGTGCTGGCGCACAGCTTCGAGAAGACCGGCGCCGTGGTGATGGGGCGGCGGCTGTACGACATCGTGGACGGCCCGAACGGCTGGAACGACGACGTCGGGTACGGAAACGACCAGAACCAGTCGGCCGCACCGCCGTGCTACGTCGTAACCCACGAACCGCCCGCCCAGGTGCGGCTCGCTTCCAGGTTCCGGTTCGTGACCGAGGGAGTAGCGGCCGCCATCGACCAGGCCCGGGCGACTGCGGGAGACAAGGACGTCGTCGTCATGGGCGGCGCGAACGTCATCGACCAGAGCCTGGCGGCGAGGATGGTCGACGAGCTCCGAATCCACCTGTCACCACTGGTGCTCGGCGACGGCACACGGCTGTTCGACCTCGTCGGCCCGACGACGCTGGTCCAGCGGGAGGTCACCGAGTCACCGCGGGCGACGCACCTCACCTACGAGGTCATCAGGGACTAA
- a CDS encoding aspartate aminotransferase family protein, with the protein MLITEQLIPAHPELLSVDEATRLGQDTVAEIYRQYISPGQWTAFGLLGFDRIAIDHAENVHYVDRSGRRILDFFGGFGAMALGHNHPRVLEVRRRFQEQQRHELGLTLPSQYVAALSRNLATLAPEGLDRVMLHCTGSEAVEAALKLAERAQGPRRAKVAYARNSFHGKTIGALSVTDSEFYRGRFEVLPHRQAVPFGDAAALEDLLRRDRGIGVLILETVQGGAGVVLPPPGYLEQVRRLCDRYGVLWIADEVQCGVGRTGRFFAFEHAGVTPDIVTLAKALGGGKAAISAVLAGHEIHDRAYGGARNALVHGPATFSGMGEACCTAIETLHVLHDENLLTNAAEQGKHLLSGLRWLHRRHPKLIRDVRGSGLMAAVEFADLSGCLPGLTGRVAGVLDRPLRGSVAMLAGSQLLSDFGILVAFTDYNRNVVRLEPPLTIRPQHVDMLVEGFDDLLAQGLKGLAAGYLRRRYRSQINEPLTACSRANIP; encoded by the coding sequence GTGTTGATCACAGAACAGCTGATTCCCGCACACCCGGAGCTGCTCAGCGTCGACGAGGCGACGCGGCTCGGTCAGGACACGGTCGCCGAGATCTACCGGCAGTACATCAGCCCAGGCCAGTGGACGGCGTTCGGGCTGCTGGGATTCGACCGGATCGCCATCGACCACGCCGAGAACGTGCACTACGTCGACCGTTCCGGCCGCCGGATTCTCGACTTCTTCGGCGGGTTCGGCGCGATGGCACTCGGGCACAACCATCCGCGTGTGTTAGAGGTCCGCAGGCGCTTCCAGGAACAGCAGCGCCATGAGCTCGGGCTGACCCTGCCGTCGCAGTACGTCGCCGCCCTGTCGCGGAACCTGGCCACACTGGCGCCGGAGGGCCTGGACCGCGTGATGCTCCACTGCACCGGTTCGGAGGCGGTGGAGGCCGCGCTCAAGCTCGCCGAGCGGGCACAGGGCCCACGCCGCGCCAAGGTGGCATACGCGCGCAACTCCTTCCATGGCAAAACGATCGGCGCGTTGTCGGTCACCGACTCGGAGTTCTACCGGGGACGTTTCGAAGTCCTGCCGCACCGCCAGGCCGTTCCCTTCGGCGACGCCGCGGCGCTGGAGGACCTGCTGCGTCGCGACCGCGGCATCGGCGTGCTGATCCTGGAAACCGTGCAGGGCGGCGCCGGAGTCGTGCTGCCGCCACCGGGCTATCTGGAGCAGGTACGACGGTTGTGCGATCGCTACGGGGTGCTGTGGATCGCCGACGAAGTGCAGTGCGGCGTCGGCAGAACAGGCCGGTTCTTCGCCTTCGAGCACGCCGGGGTCACTCCCGACATCGTCACGCTGGCCAAGGCCCTCGGGGGCGGCAAGGCAGCGATCTCGGCCGTGCTCGCAGGCCACGAGATCCACGACCGCGCATACGGCGGTGCTCGCAACGCGCTCGTGCACGGGCCGGCGACCTTCAGCGGCATGGGCGAAGCCTGCTGCACAGCGATCGAAACGCTGCACGTCCTGCACGACGAGAACCTGCTGACCAACGCCGCTGAGCAGGGCAAGCACCTACTCAGCGGGTTGCGCTGGCTGCACCGCCGCCACCCGAAGCTGATCCGCGACGTCCGGGGCAGCGGGCTGATGGCCGCCGTCGAGTTCGCCGACCTCAGCGGCTGCCTGCCGGGCCTGACCGGACGTGTGGCGGGGGTGCTGGACCGGCCGCTGCGGGGCAGCGTAGCCATGCTCGCCGGCAGTCAACTGCTCTCGGATTTCGGCATTCTCGTGGCCTTCACCGATTACAACCGCAACGTCGTACGGCTGGAACCGCCGCTGACCATCCGCCCGCAGCACGTCGACATGCTGGTGGAAGGCTTCGACGACCTGCTGGCACAGGGCCTGAAGGGCCTGGCCGCCGGATATCTCCGCCGCCGCTACCGGTCGCAGATCAACGAGCCGCTGACCGCCTGCTCCCGCGCCAACATCCCGTAG